In a single window of the Hypanus sabinus isolate sHypSab1 chromosome 15, sHypSab1.hap1, whole genome shotgun sequence genome:
- the LOC132405228 gene encoding protocadherin-10-like encodes MSSENPSTSHLLHLLHLQSPSLYLTAGAYIGTENIAAATKGTMANSHKNTCLRWQMMTLIISFCAWDIITGQIRYSIPEELKHGAFVGNIADDLGLDVRQLSARRFRIVPAANTQYLEVNLENGILFVNEKMDREQLCDQSSSCFLHLEIVVENPLELHRVEVEILDVNDNSPSFPWREFRLEIAESVALGSRFPLENAHDPDVGTNSLQSYRLSPNQYFSLEVQTRNERNKFPVLVLDRSLDRENQAVHQMVLTAQDGGVPERSGTAQVIVTVLDVNDNAPVFDQAVYTVCLVENAPKNTLVIKLNATDLDQGSYGEVTYSFSNHAPARLRQLFRVDAHTGEIWVKGVVDYEEASVYEIYVQAKDRGLYTAAVHCTVVVEIIDVNDNAPEVILTSVSSPIREDALPGAVIALISVTDRDSGENGKTTCHIPAHLPFKLQSSFKNYYTLVTDDRLDRERVFEYNVSITVTDLGTPPLSTVKTILVKVSDVNDNAPRFAHPSYTVYLMENNAPGASICSVSAWDPDSDQNAYVSYCILDSKIKGTPVSSYVSINLNTGNLYALRSFDYEQLKNFQVQIQAQDAGFPSLHNNVTVTVIILDQNDNAPEIVSPLPPNGSVEMVPRSADPGYLVAKVTAVDNDSGQNSRLSYLLFQATDPGLFSLDPSIGEIRTTRRFEDHDSPRQRLVVHVTDNGKPPLSTSVTISVSIVDSVPEIISDLTDGPQTIEYFSDFNLYLIVSLGSVSFVFLLAIIALVTIKCHKDRHGTLGPRCPLSTCCSRGPSRCCCLRRRHSRDVLNNSHTNFQIPPSAKAPPNSMEVGGSGSLSQTYCYKVCLSPESAKSDLMFLKPYSSSTPAGTSTKPASPYVTTWRKQALDGPNIGTNLSNEVSGLHGALFIP; translated from the exons atgtcttctgaaaatccaagtacatcacatctactgcatctcctt cacctgcagtctcCGTCTCTCTATTTAACTGCTGGAGCCTACATTGGCACAGAAAACATCGCCGCAGCTACTAAAGG GACAATGGCTAATTCTCACAAAAACACCTGTCTGAGGTGGCAAATGATGACCCTGATAATCTCGTTTTGCGCCTGGGATATTATCACAGGGCAGATTCGCTACTCGATTCCCGAAGAATTGAAACACGGCGCGTTTGTTGGGAACATCGCCGACGATCTAGGACTGGATGTCAGGCAACTCTCCGCCCGCAGGTTTCGCATTGTCCCCGCCGCTAACACCCAGTACTTGGAGGTGAATCTGGAGAACGGGATTCTCTTCGTAAACGAGAAAATGGACCGGGAGCAGTTGTGCGACCAGAGCTCCAGTTGCTTCCTGCATCTGGAGATCGTAGTGGAGAATCCGTTAGAGTTGCATCGCGTGGAAGTGGAGATACTGGACGTAAACGACAATTCCCCTAGTTTTCCTTGGCGTGAATTCCGTTTGGAGATCGCTGAGTCCGTGGCACTCGGGTCGCGCTTCCCGCTTGAGAACGCGCACGATCCGGACGTGGGCACCAACTCGCTGCAAAGCTATCGGCTCAGTCCCAACCAGTACTTCAGCTTGGAGGTTCAGACTCGCAACGAACGTAATAAGTTTCCAGTGCTGGTTCTGGACAGATCACTGGACAGGGAGAATCAGGCGGTGCATCAGATGGTTCTCACTGCTCAAGACGGCGGCGTCCCGGAGAGATCAGGTACAGCTCAGGTCATAGTTACGGTCCTTGATGTTAACGATAACGCCCCGGTCTTTGACCAGGCTGTGTATACTGTGTGCCTGGTGGAAAACGCCCCGAAGAACACTTTGGTGATTAAACTTAACGCTACCGACTTGGACCAAGGCTCATACGGAGAGGTGACCTATTCATTCAGCAACCATGCGCCCGCGAGACTGCGCCAACTCTTTCGGGTCGATGCCCATACTGGAGAAATTTGGGTCAAGGGAGTGGTGGACTACGAAGAGGCGAGTGTTTATGAGATTTATGTGCAGGCGAAAGATAGGGGTCTTTACACAGCGGCCGTGCATTGCACAGTGGTTGTGGAAATCATCGATGTCAACGACAACGCGCCCGAGGTGATACTGACTTCAGTGTCCAGTCCGATTCGGGAGGACGCTTTGCCAGGCGCCGTGATCGCCCTTATCAGCGTGACCGACCGTGATTCCGGAGAGAACGGAAAGACTACTTGCCACATCCCCGCCCATCTCCCTTTCAAACTCCAGTCGTCTTTCAAGAACTATTATACTCTGGTTACGGATGATCGCCTGGACCGCGAGAGAGTTTTCGAGTATAACGTGAGTATTACTGTCACAGACTTGGGCACCCCTCCCCTTTCCACTGTCAAAACCATTCTCGTCAAGGTTTCGGATGTCAACGATAACGCTCCCCGTTTTGCACACCCGTCCTACACCGTATACCTGATGGAAAATAACGCGCCTGGAGCGTCTATCTGTTCTGTCTCCGCCTGGGATCCGGATTCTGACCAGAACGCCTATGTCTCCTACTGCATTTTGGACAGTAAAATAAAGGGCACTCCCGTTTCATCATATGTTTCCATCAACTTAAACACGGGCAACCTTTATGCATTGCGCTCTTTTGACTACGAACAACTCAAGAATTTCCAGGTCCAAATTCAGGCGCAGGACGCGGGGTTTCCATCGCTGCACAACAACGTTACGGTGACGGTGATTATCCTGGATCAGAACGACAATGCTCCCGAGATCGTGTCCCCACTGCCGCCGAATGGCTCGGTAGAGATGGTGCCTCGTTCCGCTGATCCCGGTTACCTCGTTGCAAAAGTAACGGCGGTCGACAACGACTCTGGTCAGAACTCCAGGCTGAGTTACCTACTGTTCCAAGCCACAGATCCTGGACTCTTCAGCTTGGACCCGTCCATCGGGGAGATCCGGACCACGCGCCGCTTTGAAGACCACGATTCCCCTAGACAGAGGCTGGTGGTCCATGTCACGGACAATGGAAAACCACCTCTCTCCACTTCGGTCACCATCAGCGTCTCGATAGTCGACAGTGTTCCAGAGATCATCTCCGACTTAACCGATGGGCCCCAAACCATTGAATACTTCTCTGATTTCAACCTTTACTTAATTGTCTCGTTGGGATCCGTCTCCTTTGTGTTCCTGCTGGCCATTATCGCTCTGGTGACCATCAAGTGTCACAAGGATAGACACGGCACTCTTGGTCCCCGCTGTCCTCTCAGTACCTGTTGCTCCCGTGGACCCAGCCGTTGTTGCTGCCTCCGTAGAAGACATTCCAGGGACGTGCTGAATAACTCACACACCAACTTTCAGATACCCCCCAGTGCGAAAGCCCCGCCGAACTCCATGGAGGTAGGCGGTAGCGGCTCACTTTCCCAGACATATTGCTACAAGGTATGCCTGAGTCCCGAATCGGCAAAGAGCGACTTAATGTTCCTCAAACCTTACAGCTCCTCCACGCCCGCCGGAACTAGCACGAAGCCTGCCAGCCCCTACGTGACCACATGGAGGAAGCAGGCATTAGATGGGCCGAATATTGGAACCAATCTATCCAATGAG GTTTCGGGTCTCCATGGTGCGTTGTTCATTCCTTGA